The proteins below are encoded in one region of Bremerella sp. P1:
- the aroH gene encoding chorismate mutase, with protein sequence MICRGVRGATTVTHNDRDEILEATRQLLALMIRQNGIDPKDVASAIFTVTSDLDAEFPALAARQIGWMDVPLICTHEISVPGSLPRCLRILLHWNTDKAQNEIHHVYVRDAVRLRPDLCQVPEIDWKELEQWIEQQMAGMK encoded by the coding sequence ATGATTTGTCGTGGAGTTCGCGGTGCGACTACCGTTACGCATAACGATCGAGACGAGATCCTCGAAGCGACTCGGCAGCTATTGGCCCTCATGATTCGCCAGAATGGAATCGACCCAAAGGATGTGGCCAGCGCCATATTTACGGTGACCAGCGATCTCGACGCGGAGTTTCCGGCGCTCGCCGCACGTCAAATCGGCTGGATGGATGTTCCCCTGATCTGCACGCATGAAATCAGTGTCCCAGGCTCATTGCCGCGGTGCTTGCGAATTCTCCTGCACTGGAACACGGATAAAGCCCAGAACGAAATCCACCATGTCTATGTGCGCGATGCTGTCAGGCTCCGCCCAGATTTGTGCCAGGTTCCTGAGATTGATTGGAAAGAACTTGAGCAGTGGATCGAGCAGCAGATGGCGGGAATGAAGTAA
- a CDS encoding cysteine peptidase family C39 domain-containing protein, which yields MQDVIAGYFIVGIVSLGGFFATRAWTKEWSVFALNQFAIIVIAIVGLYTAFVWESLFLTELLPFSNLIILSNIYPLAALVLAAIASNRLREQGWRRVIPMTGLLGAGVWSLAYPVMGQAPECRMNWDSQGICYQTTDQTCTAACAATLLNYYDIVATEEEMAELCLTRQGTSWKGFYRGLKLKTKDTSYQVRMDYLTADQLAASRRPVVLRVGKRAWFGSGNAAGLPEGWKVGEIHSVVCLGQIRGYYVIADPNPDIGIEFWSEEELLKVWDGHSARLERSYEGPGFKNTLSGLENVHALVAR from the coding sequence ATGCAGGATGTAATCGCGGGCTACTTCATCGTAGGCATCGTCAGCCTAGGTGGATTCTTCGCTACACGAGCGTGGACCAAGGAATGGTCGGTGTTCGCTCTGAACCAATTTGCGATCATCGTGATTGCCATCGTCGGCCTCTATACGGCTTTTGTCTGGGAAAGCCTGTTTCTCACTGAGCTACTGCCGTTCTCAAACTTAATCATCCTTAGCAACATCTATCCCTTGGCTGCACTCGTGCTGGCCGCGATCGCTTCGAACCGCTTGCGTGAGCAAGGGTGGCGACGTGTTATTCCAATGACTGGCCTCCTGGGAGCTGGTGTCTGGTCCTTGGCTTATCCCGTGATGGGGCAGGCACCTGAGTGCCGGATGAATTGGGATTCGCAAGGTATTTGTTACCAGACGACAGACCAAACCTGTACCGCTGCTTGCGCCGCGACCCTGCTGAACTACTACGATATCGTGGCCACGGAAGAAGAAATGGCCGAGTTGTGTTTGACTCGGCAGGGAACTTCGTGGAAGGGCTTTTACCGAGGGCTGAAGCTCAAAACGAAAGATACGTCCTACCAAGTACGCATGGACTACCTCACGGCTGATCAGCTTGCCGCCTCACGACGACCCGTTGTCTTGCGTGTCGGAAAACGAGCGTGGTTCGGCAGTGGTAATGCCGCCGGTTTGCCCGAAGGATGGAAGGTTGGAGAGATCCACTCGGTTGTCTGTCTCGGACAGATTCGAGGCTACTATGTCATTGCCGATCCCAACCCTGACATTGGCATCGAGTTCTGGAGCGAGGAAGAGTTGCTGAAGGTGTGGGACGGCCATAGTGCGCGGCTTGAACGCAGCTACGAAGGTCCGGGATTCAAAAACACGCTAAGCGGACTAGAGAACGTCCACGCTTTGGTGGCTCGTTAA
- a CDS encoding 5-formyltetrahydrofolate cyclo-ligase, whose protein sequence is MDPLEKNAIRRQAIARRQALDDGGQRSNAIHRRLLTEFPIRKDSNWLVYVSVRNEVRTAGILEELLLEKGHVVVPYCLTNNELGLFRLTDLQQLEQGAFGIKEPIPSLRDEHNVSPENLDTVVMPGVAFDRRGNRIGYGKGYFDRLLEKLSGECQKIGLAFDCQIFPKLPSEAHDIPVDHLVTETQSIRCSTEA, encoded by the coding sequence ATGGATCCATTAGAAAAGAACGCTATTCGCCGTCAGGCAATCGCTCGACGCCAGGCACTCGATGACGGCGGCCAGCGAAGTAACGCGATTCACCGCCGACTTCTTACGGAGTTTCCCATTCGTAAGGACTCCAACTGGCTGGTCTATGTAAGCGTCCGCAACGAAGTGAGAACGGCAGGTATCTTGGAGGAACTGCTGCTTGAGAAGGGCCACGTCGTAGTCCCCTATTGCCTGACCAATAATGAGCTCGGCCTCTTCCGACTCACCGACCTGCAGCAACTTGAGCAAGGTGCATTCGGCATCAAGGAACCCATCCCATCACTTCGCGACGAGCATAATGTCTCCCCCGAAAACTTAGATACCGTTGTGATGCCTGGCGTCGCATTCGACCGCCGTGGCAACCGAATCGGGTACGGCAAAGGCTATTTTGATCGCCTCCTTGAGAAACTCAGCGGCGAGTGCCAAAAGATTGGCTTGGCATTCGATTGCCAGATCTTTCCAAAACTTCCCAGCGAAGCCCACGATATTCCAGTCGACCACTTAGTCACTGAGACACAGTCGATTCGCTGCTCGACAGAAGCTTAA
- a CDS encoding PVC-type heme-binding CxxCH protein, whose translation MLNLKSVKVLSRSWVLLALTCMGGSPLHAEVPEPEVPQLAPASDEGENAISGFKVPEGFKMSLFAAEPMTANPVAFCLDDFGRVYVAETYRQGQGVEDNRGHNYWLIDDLSAQSVADRRAYILKHHPEAAQKYTQHDDRIRMLVDTDGDGKADEDTVFSSGYNDIVEGTGAGVLALNGSVYYTNIPHVWKLKDVDGDGVADEKKSLSEGYGVRFAFRGHDLHGLTLGPDGKIYFSIGDRGYNIEVNGTRLKDPGSGAVFRCNPDGSNLEVFCTGLRNPQELAFDDFGNLFTCDNNSDSGDQARWHYLVKDGHTGWNMAYQYLSDRGPWNREKLWHPHHEGQAAYIVPPIVNISDGPSGLVYYPGTGFGKQYDGTFFLCDFRGGPANSGIRTFRMEAKGAGYDLVDSEQFLWKCLVTDVDFGPDGAMYVSDWVDGWTGLNKGRIYRLTKDNPEDAELIAEVKALLPSDFTAKSDDELKTLLSHADRRVRMKAQFALAAGDKLDILKAVAADSDQSQLARLHAIWGIGQIAEGEAKIADRVKTVELLSTQLVKDKDPEVRAQVGRVLGELRVIYGLPVLLEDENPRVQYFAMIGLGNAGPHGDPNQVIDRVAAILAKNADQDPVLRHGGIMAMAGMRSLQSLADLANHPSASVRIAAVVALRRLESPTLVRYLTDGNELVVLEAVRAIHDLPMENALPQAARLIDAGWKNDALLRRVLNANFRLGDKENAEALARFAARSDMPEAMRLESLAMLEAWEKPGQLDRVINFYRPLEERDRAVAKEALASALPKLLTTDEAVRNKAAKLAASFGIKEVAPVLIGLATDDKQSAETRADAIAALVSVDADKALPIVLEALNSDKPLVRAVARDQVAKLTPDAAAKTLADGIAADSTIERQKALAALASLKPMGGGEIVASAMESLLSGKLPEDTRLDAIEAATAFKDSAEVSSLLEKYRLSLDPADPLAEYRVALAGGDFERGRKIFFEKTETSCVRCHRAMGTGGRVGPELDALGQTKTREYLLEAVVQPNAKIAEGFESILVLTIDGQTYSGVLKEETDEAVNLVDADGKLITIPQDDIEGRKSAKSPMPEDIYKHLSKSELRDLVQFLASLKKDGSAAGHE comes from the coding sequence ATGTTGAATTTGAAAAGCGTGAAGGTTCTGTCTCGTTCTTGGGTGCTCTTGGCTCTGACTTGTATGGGTGGCTCGCCGCTACATGCTGAAGTGCCTGAGCCAGAAGTTCCTCAACTTGCTCCCGCATCTGACGAGGGCGAGAATGCGATCTCCGGATTCAAGGTGCCTGAGGGTTTCAAGATGAGCCTCTTCGCGGCCGAACCGATGACCGCGAACCCGGTGGCATTTTGCCTGGACGATTTCGGACGCGTCTATGTCGCGGAAACCTACCGCCAAGGCCAAGGGGTCGAGGACAACCGCGGTCATAATTATTGGTTGATCGACGATCTCTCGGCTCAGTCCGTTGCCGACCGTCGAGCATACATTCTGAAGCATCATCCGGAAGCGGCTCAAAAATATACTCAGCATGACGATCGAATTCGCATGTTGGTCGATACCGATGGTGATGGGAAGGCCGACGAAGACACAGTCTTTTCTTCCGGCTACAACGACATCGTTGAAGGAACCGGAGCTGGCGTGTTGGCACTCAACGGTAGTGTTTACTACACCAACATTCCTCACGTGTGGAAGTTGAAAGATGTCGATGGGGATGGTGTTGCCGATGAAAAGAAGTCCCTCAGCGAAGGGTACGGAGTTCGATTCGCATTTCGAGGTCACGACTTGCACGGTTTGACCCTTGGCCCCGATGGCAAGATCTACTTCAGCATCGGTGACCGCGGCTACAACATCGAAGTCAATGGAACTCGACTGAAAGATCCAGGCTCCGGAGCCGTGTTCCGCTGCAATCCGGATGGATCGAACTTGGAGGTCTTCTGCACAGGGCTTCGTAACCCTCAGGAGCTTGCATTCGACGATTTCGGCAATCTCTTTACTTGCGATAACAACTCGGACAGTGGTGACCAGGCCCGGTGGCATTACCTGGTGAAAGATGGTCACACCGGCTGGAATATGGCTTACCAATACCTGAGTGACCGTGGACCTTGGAACCGAGAGAAGCTGTGGCATCCGCACCACGAAGGTCAGGCCGCTTACATCGTTCCACCGATTGTTAACATTTCGGATGGTCCCAGCGGTCTGGTCTACTACCCAGGCACCGGCTTTGGAAAGCAATACGATGGAACATTCTTTCTCTGCGACTTTCGGGGCGGCCCCGCAAACAGTGGCATTCGGACCTTCCGCATGGAAGCCAAGGGAGCAGGCTACGACTTGGTCGACTCTGAGCAATTCCTCTGGAAGTGCCTGGTTACCGACGTTGATTTTGGCCCAGACGGTGCGATGTATGTTAGTGACTGGGTCGATGGTTGGACTGGTTTGAATAAGGGTCGCATCTATCGCTTGACCAAGGATAATCCTGAAGACGCGGAGCTAATCGCGGAAGTGAAAGCATTGCTTCCGAGCGATTTCACGGCGAAGTCGGACGACGAGTTGAAGACGCTACTCAGCCATGCCGATCGGCGCGTTCGCATGAAAGCACAATTTGCCCTGGCTGCTGGCGACAAGCTCGATATCCTCAAGGCAGTGGCCGCCGACAGCGATCAGTCCCAGCTGGCCCGGCTGCATGCAATTTGGGGCATCGGACAGATTGCCGAAGGAGAAGCCAAGATCGCGGATCGCGTGAAGACCGTCGAGCTGCTTTCGACGCAACTCGTGAAAGACAAAGACCCAGAAGTCCGGGCACAAGTAGGTCGCGTGCTGGGAGAGCTTCGCGTGATCTATGGGCTTCCTGTATTGCTGGAAGACGAGAACCCACGCGTTCAGTACTTCGCCATGATCGGTCTGGGCAATGCCGGGCCTCATGGAGATCCGAACCAGGTGATCGATCGCGTGGCTGCGATTCTGGCTAAGAATGCCGATCAGGATCCTGTCTTGCGACACGGCGGCATTATGGCCATGGCCGGTATGCGAAGTCTTCAGTCTTTGGCCGACTTGGCAAATCATCCTTCCGCCAGCGTACGCATTGCGGCCGTGGTTGCTTTGCGTCGGCTCGAAAGCCCGACGTTGGTTCGTTACTTAACCGATGGCAATGAGCTGGTGGTTCTGGAAGCGGTTCGTGCTATCCACGATCTGCCGATGGAAAATGCTCTGCCTCAGGCAGCTCGATTGATTGATGCAGGCTGGAAGAATGACGCGCTGTTGCGTCGCGTGCTCAATGCCAACTTCCGCTTGGGAGATAAAGAGAACGCCGAGGCACTGGCTCGTTTCGCAGCGCGAAGTGATATGCCTGAGGCGATGCGGTTGGAATCGCTGGCCATGCTGGAAGCCTGGGAGAAGCCAGGGCAGTTGGATCGCGTGATCAACTTCTACCGCCCACTGGAAGAACGGGATCGAGCGGTTGCCAAGGAAGCTTTGGCGTCCGCGTTGCCGAAGTTGTTAACCACCGACGAAGCTGTTCGTAACAAAGCTGCCAAGCTGGCTGCTTCGTTCGGCATCAAAGAGGTTGCTCCTGTGTTGATTGGCTTGGCAACCGATGATAAGCAATCGGCCGAAACAAGGGCCGACGCGATTGCCGCTTTGGTAAGTGTTGATGCCGACAAAGCGCTGCCAATCGTCCTCGAGGCATTGAATTCAGACAAGCCACTGGTCCGAGCTGTTGCACGCGATCAGGTCGCGAAGCTGACCCCCGATGCCGCAGCTAAGACTCTTGCCGATGGTATTGCTGCCGATTCGACGATCGAACGTCAGAAGGCTTTGGCAGCTCTGGCTAGTTTGAAGCCAATGGGTGGTGGCGAGATTGTTGCTTCGGCGATGGAAAGCCTGCTTTCCGGAAAGTTGCCAGAGGATACGCGTCTGGATGCGATCGAAGCGGCAACCGCATTCAAGGATTCGGCAGAAGTCTCGTCATTGCTTGAGAAGTATCGTTTGTCCCTGGATCCAGCTGACCCGTTGGCCGAATATCGAGTCGCACTTGCTGGTGGCGACTTCGAGCGAGGACGCAAGATTTTCTTCGAGAAGACGGAAACCTCGTGCGTTCGCTGTCACCGTGCCATGGGGACAGGCGGTCGCGTTGGTCCAGAACTGGATGCCCTGGGGCAAACGAAGACTCGTGAATATCTGCTCGAGGCAGTCGTTCAGCCGAATGCCAAGATTGCCGAAGGCTTTGAATCGATTCTGGTCCTTACCATCGACGGTCAGACCTACTCCGGTGTTCTCAAGGAAGAAACGGATGAAGCCGTCAATCTGGTCGATGCCGATGGCAAGCTAATTACGATTCCGCAGGACGATATCGAGGGGCGCAAGAGTGCCAAGAGCCCGATGCCTGAGGATATCTACAAGCATCTGTCGAAGTCGGAACTGCGCGACCTGGTCCAATTCCTGGCGAGCCTGAAGAAGGATGGCTCGGCGGCCGGCCACGAATAA
- a CDS encoding alpha/beta hydrolase family esterase: MFHRRRWLVILLVTGVAGWLLWGGNDFQAAEIPFPPIAGEFEIETESDGYTRTALVHIPKNYNAKTPPPLVIAMHGAGGGAESILHHDNWAKLADEKGFVVVAPNGLPARPRLPSNFLANPPLWNSGQLREGSPRSKIDDVAYIRLLLDDLAKKVPFDKKRVFATGHSNGGGMTFRLGAEMADRLVAIGTVAGMVAVEDPKPTKPLPTLFIFGMADPVLPIEGGESSLPWGTRTTPPVADLMKNWAQAINCETEPTIVSDDDEIKKVRYRSKKNGPELTILYLHGHGHQWPGATRNLPPRLIGPITSKLDATAELWKFFENSTK, translated from the coding sequence ATGTTCCATCGTCGTCGCTGGCTTGTGATCCTTCTTGTGACTGGAGTTGCCGGCTGGCTGCTTTGGGGTGGCAACGACTTTCAAGCAGCTGAAATCCCATTCCCACCCATAGCTGGTGAGTTTGAGATCGAAACCGAGTCCGATGGCTATACTCGGACTGCGTTGGTTCATATCCCCAAAAACTACAACGCGAAGACACCTCCTCCCTTAGTCATCGCCATGCATGGAGCAGGGGGCGGTGCCGAGTCGATCTTGCACCACGACAACTGGGCCAAACTGGCCGATGAAAAAGGGTTTGTCGTTGTCGCTCCCAACGGACTGCCGGCCAGGCCGCGTCTGCCCAGCAACTTCCTAGCGAATCCACCGCTATGGAACTCAGGACAACTCCGCGAAGGCTCACCGCGGTCCAAGATCGACGACGTCGCCTACATTCGCCTGCTGCTGGATGACCTTGCCAAGAAGGTCCCTTTCGACAAAAAACGCGTCTTCGCCACCGGGCATAGTAACGGTGGCGGGATGACCTTCCGCCTTGGGGCCGAGATGGCCGATCGGCTCGTGGCGATTGGTACCGTGGCAGGCATGGTCGCGGTTGAAGACCCTAAACCAACCAAACCGCTGCCGACACTTTTTATCTTCGGAATGGCTGATCCTGTGCTGCCGATCGAAGGAGGAGAATCCTCGCTTCCTTGGGGCACGCGAACGACTCCCCCCGTTGCCGATCTTATGAAGAATTGGGCCCAGGCGATCAACTGCGAGACAGAACCGACAATCGTTTCGGATGACGACGAAATCAAGAAAGTTCGTTATCGGTCGAAAAAGAATGGTCCCGAGCTGACCATTCTTTACCTACACGGCCACGGTCATCAATGGCCAGGTGCAACCCGAAACTTGCCACCTCGCTTGATTGGCCCGATCACCAGCAAGCTCGACGCAACCGCCGAGCTTTGGAAGTTCTTCGAGAACAGCACGAAGTAA
- a CDS encoding SDR family NAD(P)-dependent oxidoreductase has translation MDLQLKNKNALVSGSTKGIGYAIAEVLAKEGANVIVNGRSDESTEAAAQAIGHNTRGIAADVSTSEGCNQLLEKAGQIDILVNNAGIFEPKEFTDIPDEDWERFYQVNVMSGVRLTRAVLPGMLERNWGRILFVSSESGVQIPAEMIHYGMTKAANISLVNGIARLTKGTHVTVNAILPGPTASEGVSRFVEELAEEAKQSKEEFEKDFFNHGRPTSLIQRFAEVEEVANTTAYYCSPLSSATNGAAIRVDGGVILGT, from the coding sequence ATGGATCTTCAACTGAAGAACAAGAACGCCCTGGTTTCTGGCTCGACCAAAGGGATTGGCTACGCAATTGCCGAGGTTCTAGCCAAGGAAGGGGCGAACGTCATCGTCAATGGACGCAGCGACGAGTCTACCGAGGCCGCGGCCCAAGCGATCGGGCACAACACGCGGGGCATCGCCGCCGATGTCTCCACATCTGAAGGCTGCAACCAACTGCTCGAAAAGGCAGGACAAATCGACATCCTGGTCAACAACGCGGGAATCTTTGAACCAAAAGAGTTCACAGATATCCCCGACGAGGACTGGGAACGTTTCTACCAGGTGAACGTCATGTCCGGAGTGCGTCTCACCCGTGCCGTCTTGCCAGGAATGCTCGAACGCAACTGGGGCCGCATCTTGTTTGTCTCCAGCGAAAGTGGCGTCCAGATTCCTGCCGAGATGATTCATTATGGTATGACCAAAGCCGCGAACATCTCCCTGGTTAACGGTATCGCCCGACTGACCAAAGGGACGCACGTGACCGTGAATGCGATTTTACCAGGCCCAACCGCGTCGGAAGGCGTGTCCCGATTTGTTGAAGAACTGGCCGAAGAAGCCAAGCAATCGAAGGAAGAATTCGAGAAAGACTTCTTCAACCATGGCCGGCCAACTTCGCTCATCCAGCGATTTGCGGAGGTCGAAGAGGTTGCTAACACCACCGCGTATTACTGCTCTCCCTTATCCAGTGCCACCAACGGCGCAGCCATCCGAGTCGATGGCGGTGTCATCCTGGGAACGTAA